Proteins encoded by one window of Dioscorea cayenensis subsp. rotundata cultivar TDr96_F1 chromosome 20, TDr96_F1_v2_PseudoChromosome.rev07_lg8_w22 25.fasta, whole genome shotgun sequence:
- the LOC120251479 gene encoding uncharacterized protein LOC120251479, with amino-acid sequence MAESSFGAERSTMNLSDVLRLHPSDHPGMMLVSKPFNGEGYGSWKRAMELALTSRKKLGLVTCSCKKPEMDSEEYENWEVCNSIVITWILNGLSPEISDSVVYMKVASDIWLELEERFGQSNGPQFFQIQKELSQISQGSSSISAYYTRIKKLWDEIQSLNNIPPCLCTCTCGQKKEQQKLEEKQKLMQFLMGLNDSYLPIRSHILLMKPSPSVREVYSLLIQEERQREISSGIQLGVDALSLHAGSSNNSVKNGNGVASFRNRSDYKRLVCEYCKKVGHTKDKCFKLHGFPNTRRNGKETGKKFAAVMQGDNEGNTIASQVSHIPELTTAQLTKLMDFLNYNSAQTPGNGNANLVSASASMAGIHSELLSNSFSSNVQSSKQSFVQKTWIIDTGAFDHMCYDISSFHTVSTLPKPYKITLPTGSEISVSHIGTVILADNLIIDQGPSLKRPLVLGRAYKGLFLLHTPSKGDIIAESSSMLPHSDIRTFTFAKNKTSFTLEFC; translated from the exons ATGGCTGAATCTTCATTTGGAGCTGAAAGATCAACCATGAATCTCTCGGATGTCTTGCGTTTACATCCTTCTGATCATCCTGGAATGATGCTTGTCTCTAAGCCATTCAATGGTGAAGGATATGGTTCTTGGAAAAGGGCAATGGAATTGGCTTTAACATCAAGGAAGAAATTAGGTCTTGTAACATGTTCTTGCAAGAAACCAGAGATGGATTCTGAAGAGTATGAAAATTGGGAAGTTTGTAATAGCATTGTGATTACCTGGATCTTGAATGGTTTGTCACCAGAAATTTCTGACAGTGTGGTGTATATGAAGGTAGCTAGTGATATATGGCTCGAATTAGAAGAAAGATTCGGGCAATCGAATGGGCCTCAATTTTTTCAGATACAAAAAGAGTTGAGTCAAATCTCTCAAGGTTCTAGTTCTATTTCAGCCTATTATACTAGAATCAAGAAGCTCTGGGATGAAATTCAGTCTCTCAACAACATTCCTCCATGTTTATGTACATGTACATGTGGCCAGaagaaagaacaacaaaaactgGAGGAAAAACAGAAATTGATGCAATTTTTAATGGGTTTGAATGATAGTTATCTACCTATAAGAAGCCACATTCTTCTAATGAAGCCTTCACCTTCAGTCAGGGAAGTGTATTCTTTGTTAATCCAAGAAGAAAGGCAGAGGGAAATTAGTTCTGGAATACAGCTTGGTGTAGATGCTCTCTCACTGCATGCAGGCTCATCAAACAATTCAGTGAAAAATGGAAATGGTGTTGCATCATTCAGGAACAGATCAGATTACAAGAGATTGGTTTGTGAATATTGTAAGAAAGTTGGTCATACTAAAGACAAGTGCTTCAAACTACATGGGTTCCCAAACACACGCAGAAATGGCAAAGAAACTGGGAAGAAATTTGCTGCTGTAATGCAAGGAGATAATGAGGGAAATACAATTGCATCTCAGGTTTCTCACATTCCTGAATTGACCACTGCACAATTGACCAAATTGATGGATTTCCTCAATTACAATTCAGCTCAGACACCAGGAAATGGAAATGCCAATTTGGTATCTGCTTCAGCATCTATGGCAGGTATTCATTCTGAACTCCTCTCAAATTCATTTAGCTCAAATGTTCAAAGTAGTAAGCAATCTTTTGTTCAAAAGACCTGGATCATAGACACAGGAGCCTTTGATCATATGTGCTATGATATATCAAGTTTTCATACCGTTTCTACTTTGCCTAAGCCTTACAAAATCACACTTCCTACTGGGTCTGAGATTTCAGTTTCACATATTGGAACTGTTATACTTGCAGACAATCTTATCATTGACCAA GGCCCTTCACTGAAGAGGCCACTGGTTCTTGGTAGAGCTTACAAAGGCTTATTCCTACTTCATACACCAAGTAAAGGAGATATAATAGCTGAGAGTTCTTCCATGTTGCCTCATTCTGAT ATTAGGACATTTACCTTTGCAAAAAATAAGACTTCTTTCACTCTTGAATTCTGCTGA
- the LOC120251069 gene encoding cytochrome P450 72A15-like produces the protein MMMMIWVVVLPVLLVWVWKTWEKLWLTPRRLERELRRQGLSGTHYRIFYGDSKDFVRLSNDARSRPLPLHCHDIGPRVLPLYHNIIKDHGKISFTWFGGSPRVSLMDPELVREVLSKKFGHFEKPKSTPFTKYIFQGLVIHEGEKWAKHRRILNPAFHLEKLKLMVPAFSSSCVELIRRWNKMIPDEGYMELDVSPEVQNFTQEVISKTAFGSSYEEGRRIFQLLTEKLQLILPAFHSVYIPGYRFLPTPLNQKASQLDEDIARILRGMIEKREKAIRMGEGSNDDLLGLLLESNMKENEEYGSKFFINKEMSIEDVIEECKLFYLAGQETTSVLLTWTMILLSMYPNWQDKAREEVLQVFGKNTPDMDGLSRLKIVTMILYEVLRLYTPVANLLRKLCKTMEIGGITYPAGVIFFLPILFIHHDTEFWGEDAKEFKPERFAEGISKASKVAGAFFPFSVGPRVCLGQNFALIEAKIGLSMILQHFCFELSSSYIHAPHNVFTVQPQHGAQLKLHKL, from the exons atgatgatgatgatatgggTTGTGGTGCTGCCGGTGCTGCTAGTGTGGGTGTGGAAGACTTGGGAAAAGCTTTGGTTGACGCCGAGAAGGCTTGAGCGTGAGCTCCGGCGGCAGGGCCTGAGCGGAACCCACTACAGGATCTTTTATGGCGATTCCAAAGACTTTGTCCGGTTATCAAACGACGCTAGATCACGGCCTTTGCCCCTTCACTGCCATGACATCGGCCCTCGAGTCCTCCCTCTCTATCACAACATCATCAAGGATCATG GTAAAATATCTTTCACTTGGTTTGGAGGTTCTCCGAGAGTGAGTCTAATGGATCCAGAGTTGGTCAGAGAAGTTCTGTCAAAAAAATTTGGCCATTTTGAGAAACCAAAATCAACCccatttacaaaatatatattccaAGGACTTGTTATTCATGAAGGTGAAAAATGGGCCAAGCATAGAAGAATCCTAAACCCGGCTTTCCATCTGGAGAAGTTAAAG CTGATGGTGCCAGCATTCTCTTCATCTTGCGTTGAACTAATTAGAAGATGGAACAAGATGATCCCTGATGAAGGCTACATGGAATTAGATGTGTCTCCAGAGGTTCAAAATTTCACACAAGAAGTCATTTCCAAAACTGCATTTGGCAGCAGCTatgaagaaggaagaagaatattTCAATTACTAACAGAAAAACTTCAGCTTATTTTGCCAGCTTTTCATAGTGTGTATATACCCGGTTACCG GTTTCTACCCACACCATTGAACCAAAAAGCAAGCCAACTTGACGAAGATATTGCAAGAATACTTAGAGGCATGATTGAGAAAAGAGAGAAGGCCATAAGAATGGGAGAAGGCAGCAACGATGACCTTCTTGGTTTGCTCCTGGAGTCCAATATGAAGGAGAATGAAGAATATGGGAGCAAGTTCTTCATAAACAAAGAGATGAGTATTGAGGATGTGATTGAAGAATGTAAGCTGTTCTACTTGGCAGGGCAAGAGACCACTTCAGTTCTGCTCACATGGACAATGATTTTATTGAGCATGTATCCAAACTGGCAGGATAAGGCAAGGGAAGAGGTTCTTCAAGTGTTTGGGAAGAACACACCTGACATGGATGGATTGAGCCGCTTGAAGATT GTGACCATGATTCTGTATGAAGTTCTCAGGTTATACACTCCAGTGGctaacttgttaagaaaattatGCAAAACAATGGAAATTGGTGGGATTACTTACCCTGCGGGAGTGATATTCTTCTTGCCTATACTCTTCATTCACCATGACACTGAATTCTGGGGAGAAGATGCAAAAGAGTTCAAGCCAGAGAGGTTTGCAGAAGGGATATCAAAAGCATCCAAAGTTGCAGGTGCGTTCTTTCCATTTAGCGTTGGTCCTCGTGTATGCCTTGGCCAGAACTTTGCATTGATTGAAGCTAAGATAGGACTCAGCATGATACTGCAACACTTCTGCTTTGAGCTCTCATCTTCTTACATTCATGCACCACACAATGTTTTTACTGTTCAACCACAGCATGGAGCTCAACTCAAGCTGCATAAACTCTGA